One Amaranthus tricolor cultivar Red isolate AtriRed21 chromosome 1, ASM2621246v1, whole genome shotgun sequence DNA window includes the following coding sequences:
- the LOC130826771 gene encoding calmodulin-binding protein 25-like → MESVHSIPSISDNLISGTETWAFRSSFDNSWITEAFARDSEILTKALQEVSYSHLLNPETPSSHNQTQSLSSSGGACASESETVSKQTTFRNVLPVSKKITKRKSRASKRSPTTFITADPENFRQMVQQVTGIRFSSGSDQVIGSVLKPEPHRPVGVLNRLQTGCLLPTLDTSAFLLDHHQQVTGSGLGSGSDNAGFGPGSVVAQAGGSGFDFDGFSGFPTLESWN, encoded by the coding sequence ATGGAGAGTGTTCACAGCATCCCTTCTATTTCAGATAATTTGATTTCCGGTACCGAAACATGGGCGTTTCGTTCATCATTTGATAACTCTTGGATTACTGAAGCATTTGCTCGTGATTCTGAAATTCTTACTAAAGCACTACAAGAAGTTTCGTattctcatcttttaaacccTGAAACGCCGTCGTCTCATAACCAAACGCAGAGTTTATCCAGTTCTGGTGGTGCTTGTGCTTCTGAGTCTGAAACCGTTTCGAAACAAACAACGTTTCGAAACGTGTTACCTGTTAGTAAGAAGATCACGAAACGTAAGTCACGTGCTTCTAAACGTTCTCCGACAACTTTTATTACGGCGGACCCGGAAAATTTTCGACAGATGGTTCAGCAAGTTACGGGTATTCGGTTTAGTTCGGGTTCGGATCAAGTTATTGGGTCGGTTCTTAAACCGGAACCTCATAGGCCGGTTGGTGTCCTGAACCGGTTACAAACGGGCTGTCTCCTGCCTACGCTTGATACTTCAGCTTTTTTACTAGATCATCATCAACAGGTGACGGGCTCGGGTTTGGGTTCCGGGTCGGATAATGCGGGTTTTGGACCCGGTTCTGTGGTGGCTCAGGCTGGTGGGTCgggttttgattttgatggGTTTTCCGGGTTCCCTACTTTAGAATCATggaattaa